The following coding sequences lie in one Paroedura picta isolate Pp20150507F chromosome 10, Ppicta_v3.0, whole genome shotgun sequence genomic window:
- the LOC143819917 gene encoding uncharacterized protein LOC143819917 codes for MIRCTLHLPPPFCSATSESNMESSSQASSVPATGRGPTWRDAEIRDLIGIFSEEKIQDAFQSSHRNREVFEQVAIKMRALGHNRTGLECRSKTKTMRAEYMRAVNHNKGSGNEKVTCPYFEEQRQLYGDGEGSGRPKRVGRSLKVVRKPAAPVEEPPAEEDPGEGTSSSFRPPPPVQQRAAESVTLDLIAIVPGEPEEAPEQTPLASETQLPGTGPLESPAAPDVDSDSGASTNIDFIPGTQEEEQPGVLGPPARRRRIQIQDEVLSDEEEEPPLAPGSPPPRGALPAEERLTRERGRLRRVSVLTSVGERLLEHCYEESRRAAAADQAMLTLIAQEGRKLRAVLRETNQILREGVEEVRLIRRLMERAVVVMERAYPPQIAPAPPPPPPPPPPPPPTPTPPLPAPTPPTPSQNASTQTRRRTILGKRKIKPADKYSPS; via the exons atgatccgttgcaccctgcaccttccaccaccattttgctcagctactagcgaaagcaacatggaatcgtcttctcaagcctcgtccgtccctgcaaccggccgtggcccaacttggagggacgcggagatcagggacctgatcgggattttctcggaggagaaaatccaggacgcgttccagtcctcccacaggaatagggaggtattcgaacaagtggccattaagatgcgcgccctgggccacaacaggaccggccttgaatgccggtcgaagaccaagacaatgagggcagagtatatgcgtgccgtgaaccataataagggttccggcaacgagaaggttacctgcccctacttcgaggagcagcgccagctgtacggagacggggaaggatccggcaggccgaagcgcgtcggccggagccttaaggtggttcggaagccggctgccccggtcgaggaaccacccgctgaggaggatcccggcgagggcacctcgtccagctttcgccctccaccccccgtccagcaacgagccgcggaatcggtaacgctggacctcatcgccatcgttcctggggagccagaggaggctcctgagcaaacgccccttgcctccg agacacagttgccagggacggggcccctcgagtctccagcagcacctgacgtggatagtgattcgggggcatcaactaacattg atttcatacccggaacacaggaggaggaacagcctggggtgcttggacctcctgcccggcgcaggcggatacagattcaagatg aggttctttcagatgaggaggaggaaccacccctggctccaggcagcccaccacctagaggtgcgctcccagcagaggagaggcttacgagggaacgcggcaggctgaggcgcgtctccgtcttgacaagcgtgggagagaggctccttgagcactgctatgaggagtcacggcgtgccgctgccgctgaccaagccatgctcacactcattgcccaggaggggagaaaattgagggcagtccttagagagacaaaccaaatcctacgcgaaggcgtggaggaggtgcgactgataaggagactcatggagagggctgtagtggtcatggaaagggcctaccctccacaaatcgcccccgcccccccaccaccacccccaccaccacccccaccaccacccacaccaacaccaccacttccagcacccaccccaccgactccctctcagaatgcctccacccaaacacgaaggaggactattctcggaaagagaaaaataaaaccagcagacaagtactccccctcctag